In a genomic window of Gloeocapsopsis dulcis:
- the recR gene encoding recombination mediator RecR, protein MEQLQRLPGVGPKTAQRLALHILKRPDAEVQALAQALIDAKQQVGLCSVCFHLSAEPVCEICRNTNRDDHTICVVSDSRDVIALEKTREYHGKYHVLGGVISPMDGIGPEQLTIQSLVRRVSQHKPKEIILAISPSVEGETTTLYLGQLLKPFTRVTRIAFGLPVGGDLEYADEVTLARALEGRRELD, encoded by the coding sequence ATTGAGCAACTACAGCGCTTACCTGGAGTTGGTCCCAAAACTGCCCAGCGCTTGGCATTACACATTTTAAAAAGACCCGATGCTGAGGTACAAGCTTTGGCGCAAGCCTTGATTGATGCCAAACAGCAAGTAGGCTTGTGTTCAGTTTGTTTTCACTTGTCAGCAGAGCCAGTATGTGAAATTTGTCGCAATACGAATCGTGACGATCATACTATTTGTGTTGTAAGTGATTCTCGCGATGTCATTGCTTTAGAGAAAACGAGAGAGTATCACGGCAAGTACCACGTATTAGGTGGTGTGATTTCTCCCATGGATGGAATTGGACCAGAACAGTTAACAATTCAATCGTTAGTTCGGCGAGTTAGTCAGCATAAACCTAAAGAAATCATTCTGGCTATTAGCCCTAGTGTTGAAGGGGAGACTACTACTTTATATTTGGGTCAGCTATTAAAGCCATTTACTCGGGTGACGCGAATTGCTTTTGGTTTACCTGTAGGTGGTGATTTGGAGTATGCAGATGAAGTAACTCTTGCAAGAGCACTCGAAGGTAGACGAGAGCTAGATTAA
- the glmU gene encoding bifunctional UDP-N-acetylglucosamine diphosphorylase/glucosamine-1-phosphate N-acetyltransferase GlmU: MVAVAILAAGRGTRMKSSLPKVLHPLGGRSIVEQVLHSLHSISPTRCLVIVGYQADQVKASLAKVDNIAIPFEFVEQTEQLGTGHAIQQVMPYLKNFTDDLLVLNGDVPLLRPETLQQLLQTHKEHQNAATILTAQLPNPQGYGRVFCDESNIVQQIVEDRDCSTGQKQNRRINAGVYCFRWSDLADVLPRLQPNNNQKEYYLTDTVNFLDPVMAVDVEDYQEILGINDRQQLATAFSILQERVKSKWMAAGVTLIDPASITIDDTVQIQPDVIIEPQTHLRGQTVIQSGCRIGPGSLVENSHLDENVSVLYSVITDSKVAANTRIGPYAHLRGHATVGTGCKIGNFVELKNSQLGDRTNVAHLSYLGDATLGTQVNIGAGTITANYDGVQKHPTKIGDRSKTGANSVLVAPLTIGNDVNIAAGSAVTEDTPDDCLVIGRARQVVKPGWRLKRRNQGEKE, translated from the coding sequence ATGGTAGCGGTAGCAATTTTAGCAGCAGGACGTGGAACACGCATGAAATCTTCTCTCCCTAAGGTTCTGCATCCTTTAGGAGGGCGATCAATCGTAGAACAAGTTCTCCACAGTTTACACTCAATTTCACCAACACGATGTCTGGTTATTGTTGGCTACCAAGCAGATCAAGTAAAAGCCTCCTTAGCTAAGGTAGACAACATAGCCATTCCATTTGAATTTGTCGAACAGACAGAGCAGCTAGGAACGGGTCATGCTATTCAACAAGTCATGCCGTATCTAAAAAACTTTACAGACGATTTACTCGTGCTTAATGGTGATGTTCCTCTGTTACGACCAGAAACGCTACAGCAGTTACTACAAACTCACAAAGAGCATCAAAACGCTGCCACAATCCTCACTGCACAATTACCAAATCCGCAAGGGTATGGGCGGGTATTTTGTGATGAAAGCAATATTGTGCAACAAATTGTAGAAGACCGCGACTGTTCTACTGGACAAAAACAAAATCGTCGCATTAATGCTGGTGTTTATTGCTTTCGGTGGTCAGATTTAGCTGATGTATTACCACGATTGCAACCTAACAATAACCAAAAAGAGTATTACTTGACAGATACTGTTAATTTCTTAGACCCTGTCATGGCAGTTGACGTCGAGGACTACCAAGAAATTTTAGGGATTAACGATCGCCAACAGTTGGCAACTGCCTTCAGTATTTTGCAAGAGAGAGTCAAGTCAAAGTGGATGGCTGCAGGTGTCACGCTGATTGACCCAGCCAGTATTACGATTGATGATACTGTACAAATTCAACCCGATGTCATTATTGAACCGCAAACGCATCTACGAGGGCAGACAGTTATTCAATCAGGTTGTCGCATTGGACCTGGTAGTTTAGTTGAAAATAGCCACTTGGACGAGAATGTTAGCGTGCTGTATTCTGTCATCACAGATAGCAAGGTCGCAGCAAATACTCGGATAGGTCCTTATGCTCACTTACGCGGTCATGCGACAGTTGGCACGGGATGTAAAATTGGTAATTTTGTTGAGTTGAAAAATAGTCAGCTAGGCGATCGCACGAATGTAGCTCATTTGTCTTATTTAGGAGATGCCACACTTGGAACACAAGTCAATATAGGTGCAGGTACGATTACTGCCAATTATGACGGCGTACAAAAGCATCCAACGAAGATCGGCGATCGCTCTAAAACTGGTGCCAATAGTGTTTTAGTTGCGCCATTAACAATTGGTAATGATGTCAACATTGCTGCAGGCTCAGCAGTGACAGAAGATACTCCTGATGATTGTTTAGTTATTGGTCGAGCGCGTCAAGTTGTGAAACCAGGTTGGCGGTTGAAAAGAAGGAATCAGGGAGAAAAGGAGTAA
- a CDS encoding DUF29 family protein — MEELLELRELLQQGKVDEALLLVDELEDMSLSDKINKIDSYGVILLVHLIKQQAEGRSTRSWEISIENAAREIRKLNKRRKAGGYYLSPTQLSEILQEGYQIALKRASAEAFEGRFEAEELESMVNQQAILSQAITLL, encoded by the coding sequence ATGGAAGAATTACTAGAGCTTAGGGAACTACTACAGCAAGGCAAGGTTGATGAAGCTTTGCTGTTGGTAGATGAGTTGGAAGACATGAGCCTAAGTGACAAAATCAATAAAATTGACAGTTATGGGGTGATATTACTGGTTCATCTGATTAAACAGCAGGCAGAAGGACGCTCAACTCGCTCTTGGGAAATTTCTATTGAAAATGCAGCACGAGAAATCAGAAAACTCAATAAACGCCGCAAAGCAGGTGGCTATTATTTATCGCCAACACAACTGAGTGAGATCCTCCAAGAAGGATATCAAATTGCACTCAAGCGAGCGTCTGCAGAAGCATTTGAAGGGCGTTTTGAGGCTGAAGAACTAGAAAGCATGGTTAATCAGCAAGCAATTTTGTCGCAAGCGATCACATTACTTTAA
- a CDS encoding response regulator encodes MSHFDLEPPKILVVDDHAASRMTAVALLAVEGYEVLEADSGVKALELVTRSQPDLVLLDVMMPGIDGFEVCRQLKQDEQTRLIPVIFITALSDRRSRISGIEAGGDDFLTKPFDRLELAARVKSLVRQKSLNEDLDHAEQVLFSIAQAIESRDPNTGNHCQRLVELSKAFGGYLQLSRTQMRHLQWGSYLHDIGKVGIPDAVLLKPGKLTPEEWEIMRQHVLIGEKICLPLRTMHGVIPIIRYHHERWDGSGYPDALVGDAIPYLVQVFQMIDIYDALTSERPYKRALSSAEALQVMEEETTKGWRNPELVQQFTEFIRSFSN; translated from the coding sequence GTGAGCCATTTTGATTTAGAACCACCAAAAATTTTGGTAGTTGACGACCATGCAGCAAGCCGGATGACTGCAGTTGCTCTTCTGGCAGTAGAAGGATACGAAGTTTTGGAAGCAGACAGTGGTGTTAAAGCACTAGAACTAGTGACACGAAGTCAGCCAGATTTAGTCTTGCTCGATGTGATGATGCCAGGAATAGATGGCTTTGAAGTTTGCCGTCAACTCAAGCAAGATGAACAAACTCGCTTGATTCCTGTCATTTTTATTACTGCTTTGAGTGATAGGCGATCGCGTATTAGCGGAATCGAAGCTGGGGGAGATGACTTTCTGACGAAACCTTTTGATCGGCTAGAATTAGCAGCTCGGGTCAAATCGCTTGTACGACAAAAAAGCTTAAATGAAGACTTAGATCATGCAGAACAAGTCTTGTTTTCTATTGCTCAGGCAATAGAAAGTCGAGATCCCAATACAGGTAATCATTGTCAAAGATTAGTGGAATTGAGTAAAGCTTTTGGAGGATATCTCCAGCTTTCGCGAACACAAATGCGTCATTTGCAGTGGGGAAGTTATCTGCATGATATTGGTAAAGTCGGAATTCCTGATGCGGTACTGCTCAAGCCAGGAAAATTAACGCCAGAAGAATGGGAGATCATGCGCCAGCACGTTCTGATCGGTGAAAAGATTTGTTTGCCTTTACGGACGATGCATGGTGTCATTCCCATCATTCGCTATCATCATGAGCGTTGGGATGGTTCTGGCTATCCTGATGCTTTAGTAGGAGATGCGATTCCGTATTTGGTTCAGGTGTTTCAAATGATTGATATTTATGATGCCCTGACTAGCGAACGTCCTTATAAACGAGCTTTATCGAGCGCAGAAGCACTGCAAGTCATGGAAGAGGAAACAACAAAAGGTTGGCGCAATCCTGAACTTGTTCAGCAGTTTACTGAGTTTATTCGTAGTTTTTCTAATTGA